The window TTTCTGCAACCGGATACGGCGTTTCTGTTCGTGCTTCAGCATTTTGATCGTTTGCCGGATTGCTTCTTCGGTTTCGGTTTCACCGCGTTTCGAACAGTCTCTCCGCCAGGGCGTCAAAATCGTCAGAGCAGATCGGATATGGCTGTCTTCCATTTCGTCGAGATGGATGGTTGTGCCGTCGCGCCGGGTCCATATCGGAATGCCGAGGCGCGTTAACTCGCTTGCCGTTTCCGGCGAGATGATGAGCTGCCCTTCGCTCACGTTGGTCCCCCATGCTGCGAACTGCGCGCCAATCGTGAATCGGTCTGCGGCGCTTCAAGACGTTGTTAGCACCGGTTTGGCCGTTCGGTAGTGCCAACGTCGCCAATTGCGGCCGGCAGAGCTTTCGGGAGGGGGGGCGGTTTGAGGCGCCGGAATAGTGAGAGTAAAGCCCCGTTTAATCTCTCCCGCTATCATGGCGCATTGCGTTTCTGGCCGCGCCGGGGTACTGACCGCGTCTCGTTGGGGAAATAGAGCCTTTAGACGTTCGGCGTTATCCAAAACGCTTGCAACGGCGGGGAAATTGCCTACAACGACGGCGACACGGCTTGAAGCGTTCTGGCTCCGGTCAGAGGCGCGGCGCCTGCGCTTTTAATTTTCTACAATCGGTGTGGTTATGAAAGTTCGGAACTCTTTGAAATCTCTTCGCTCTCGGCATCGCGATAATCGCGTCGTGCGCCGCAAGGGGCGGGTCTACGTGATCAACAAGACGCATCGCCGTTTCAAGGCGCGCCAGGGCTAAGCTGCCTATGCATCGTCGCGGGCATGTTACCGCGAATTCACGAGACTTATTTTGACCGTTGCCGCTCCCCTCCATTAGGTTCGAGGGGATGAACTCGTATGTCCGGATACTCCTCGTCTTTTTGACGATCGCTGCATGGCTCGCGCCAGCGCGCGCCGACGACGAACTGCTCAAGACCCAGCCGTTTCCGGGAGAGCAGGGGGCGCCGGGATCCTTTCCTGGTGCTGAACCTTCCCCACCATCATCACCCCGTTCTGTTCAGCCTGCTCCGCCGGATTCAGCGGAGCGAGCACGCCCCAGGGCCCAAGCTCCGAAACAGAGCCAGCCTGGGATGATGGGGCTGCCTTGGCCTCAGTCGCCTGAGGAAGCGTCAAAGACCGTCGATAATCTTCTGGCCCATCTCGCAACGACTGGCGATCATCGACAGGCGGGAGAGATCGGTGCTGCAATCGAGCGGTTGTGGCAGATGCAAGGTGGCGACACCGTGAACCTTCTTATCGCGCGCGGGGACGAATTCTCCTCACGCAACGAGGGCGAGAAGGCATTACCGTTGCTCGACGCTGCCGTTGATCTGGCCCCGGATTATGCCGAAGCATGGTGTCACCGGGCGTATGTCGAATATCGCCTCGACAACTATCAAGCGGCGCTGGGCGATTTGCGCCGCGCGCTTGCAATCAATCCCAATCATTTTCGTGCGCTCGACGGGATCGCAAAAATCCTGGTGCAGCTCGGTGAGAAGAAAGCGGCGCTTGAAGCGTACGATCAGCTTCTCAAGATCCATCCCAATATCGAGGGTGGGCAACGGGCGCGCGACGCTCTGAAGAAAGAACTCGACGGGCAGGGGATCTGACCCGCGCCAGAGTTCTGCGTCGTTTTCCGTTCTTTCGTCTCAGAGTCGGTTGGCGCTCGAGGTAGCGGCTTTGCCGCTAAACCTCTTCCGTCATCGGTGCGCCGGAGTCATCGACGAAGGCAATACGCACCATGTTCGTCGCGCCGGGGCTGCCGAGCGGGATGCCAGCGATGATGACGAGACCTTCCCGGCTTTTGACCAGCCCTTCCTCGAAGGCGATGCGGCAGGCCTTGCGGACCATGTGCGAGGAGTTTTCCGGATCGCCGGTCAGGATCGTCTGAACTCCCCAGACGAGCGATAGGCGTCGCGCGGTCGATTCTATCGGCGTCAGGCCGATGACGGGAATGCCCGGCCGCTCGCGCGTCACGCGGAGGACGGTCGAGCCAGTGGCGGTGTAGCAGACGATTGCGCCAAGGCGCACCGTGTCAGCGATTGCGGACGCGGCGGCGGCGATGGCGTCCGCGCCCGTCGGCTGCGGCTCTGTCTGCGTTGCGTACAGCATCGGCTCGTAGACAGGATCGTGTTCGACCTCACGTGCGATCTTGTCCATCATCTGGATGGCTTCAACCGGGTATTGGCCGACAGCGCTTTCTGCCGACAACATGATCGCATCGGCGCCGTCAAACACGGCGGTGGCGACGTCTGAGACTTCGGCTCGCGTCGGCATCGGCGACGAGATCATGCTCTCGAGCATCTGCGTGGCGATGATGACGGGCTTGCCTGCTGCGCGGGCAAGACGCGTGATGCGCTTTTGAATGCCCGGTACGCGCTCGACCGGCATTTCGACGCCGAGGTCGCCGCGCGCGACCATGATCGCGTCGGAAGCCGCGATGACGTTCTCGAGGTCAGCGACGGCAGAGGGCTTTTCGATCTTCGACAGGATCGCGGCGCGATTGCCGATCAGGCTGCGGGCTTCCTGGATATCTTCGGCGCGTTGAACGAACGAAAGCGCCACCCAGTCAACGCCGAGCTTCAGCGCGTGTGCAAGGTCGGTGCGATCCTTGTCGGTCAGCGGGCTGATGGGCAGCAGCGTGTCGGGCATCGAGATGCCCTTGCGGCTCGACAGGATGCCGCCGGAAATCACCTCGGCATGAATCTGCACGGACGATTTTTCAACGACGCGCATACGCAACTTGCCGTCGTCGAGCACGAGCATGTGGCCCGGCTCGATGGCGTCGAAAATCTGCGCATGAGGAAGAAAGACGCGCTCGTTGGTTCCAAGCGTCTCGCTCCGGTCGAACTTGAAAATCGACTTTGCGGCGAGGTTCACGCGGCCGGTTTCGAAGTTGCCGATGCGGAACTTCGGGCCCTGCAAGTCGGCGAGAATGCCGATGGGGTGGCGATGCCGCGCCGCGCACGCGCGGACGGTATTGTAAAGCGCCTTCGAGCCATCGTGCGTCGAGTGGCTCATGTTGATGCGAAATACATCGACGCCAGCGATGAACAATCGCTCGACCATTTCTGGAGCGGCGGATGCGGGTCCTAGTGTTGCGACAATCTTGACCCGCCGGTTACGTCTCATTTTTCCGCTTTTCCTTGCCCCGGATCAGTTAGGCGGATGGTCCATTCCTTCGCCTCGCCGGTATCAACTTCAAAAAATCCCGTGCGCTTATATCCGCGTTTTGAACAATCCTGAACCCCCCGCACCGCAAAGGATTTTTCGGTGGTGCACATCTCGTTCTTTCCGCCCCATTCGCCGCCACGATCATAGTCAACGGCATGGACGTAAACGAAACGGCTTGGAAGTACGCCTTTCAATAGCGTTTCGCACGTTTGCGACGCGATATTCCACCATCCTTCGGTCGCCCAGCCAGAGGCGTCCTGATAGCCGATTGCCACGCCTACGCGGCTGGACGTCGCGTTACAGAGCTTAAGGTCCGCGCGCGCGATTTCCGCTGCGGCGAAGAGGCTAAACGTGGTCAGTATAGGGATAAGAACGAGACGCAGAAGGAAGTGTTGCGGCAAGTTCAGCCTCCGTCTCAACATGCAGGCATACTGGCGAACGGCGCGGCGCAGTCCGACCCCGCCTCAAGGATCGACGAGAACGACCCGGAAGTCGTTTACGTTGGTCTGCGTCGGACCGCACAAAATGAGATCGCCAAGGGGGCGGAAGAAACCCGTGGAGTCGTTGTTCTCCAGGAAGGTGACGGCATTGAGATTGGCGGCCTGGGCGCGCTCCAGCGTGTCGGGGAAAACCATTGCGCCCGCCGGATCACCGGCGTTGCCGCCGCCGCCGTCGATGCCATCGGTGTCGCCAGCCAGGCCATAGATGCCGGGTGCGCCGTCGAGAGCGATGGCAAGGCCGAGAGCATATTCCTGGTTCGGACCGCCCGAGCCGTTGCCGCGGACGGTAACGGTGAGTTCGCCACCGGATAGAATGGCGACTTTTTCGCCGCGTTTTTTAGCGTCGAGCGCCATTTGCGCGTGCGCCTTGGCGACTTCGCGCGCTTCGCCTTCGAGATCGTCACCAAGAATGATCACGCGGTATCCGAGATCGCTCGCGATGCGGCCAGCAGCCTGCATCGACGCTTTGGGGGCGGCGACGATCTTGTACGTGGAGTAGGCGAGCTTCGGGTCGCCTGCTTTCAGTGTTTCGTTCTTCGGGTCGGCCAGCGCCTTGGCGATTTCATCCGGAGGCGTGATCTTCCATTTTTCGAGAACCGCGCGGGCATCGGCGAGCGTAGAACGATCGGCGACGGTTGGGCCGGAACCGATCTCGTCCGGATTGTCGCCGGGGACGTCGGAAATCGATAGCGTCAGCAGGCGCGCTGGATAAACGGCTGCTGCGAGCTTGCCGCCTTTGATTTCCGAAATGTGCTTGCGGACCGAATTCATTTCTGAGATCGGCGCGCCGGACTTCAGCAGTTGTTTTGTCAGCGCCTGCTTGGCCTCGAAGGTGACGCCCGGCACCGGGGCCGCCCAGATGGCAGATGCACCGCCCGAAAGCAGGCAAAGCACGAGATCCTTGGGGCCAGCACTTTTCGCGAGTTCGATGGCGCGTTGAGCGCCGACGACCGAACCCTGATCGGGGACCGGGTGGCCCGCTTCAAGAATTTCGATGAACTTGGTCGGCAAGCCGAAGCCGTGGCGCGTGGAGATCAGCCCCGAGACGCGATCCGCTTCGCCTGTTCCGATGTAATGTTCCTCGGCCGCGACGGCCATTGCCGCTGAGCCCTTGCCACCGCCGATGACGATGATGCGTCCGCCCTCCGGTACCGGCGGCAGATGTGGCGGCAAGCATGTCGAGGGGTGGGCTGTACGGTGTGCTACGTCGTAGAGTGCGCTGAGCGTCCGGCGCGCGCCGCCGTTTTTCCCGTCTGCGATCGTCATTTTTCCGGCCGGTTCTGAAGGTTCGGATTGATTTGCGCAATCGTCTCCCCCGCGTCAAGGCATCATAGGCCGCAGGATCGGCGTTGTACTGCTGGCCGGGGAGGGTCCGGGCACCTATCTTCCCGAGTCAGCGTAGAGTTAAACTAAAGGACGAGGTCCTCTGAAGGAGACGATGATGGCGGAATTGGATGCGCAGACGCGGGTAGAAGTGGAGGCGGCGGCATTTCGGCGGCTGATTGAGCATTTGCGTGGCCGGACCGATGTCCAGAACATCGATATGATGGATCTTGCCGGGTTCTGCCGGAATTGCCTTTCGAACTGGGTGGCAACCGCGGCGGGAGATCGGGGCGTTGCCATCTCCAAGGATGAGGCGCGCGAGATGGTGTACGGAATGCCCTATCGCGAGTGGCAGGCGAAGTATCAGACCGAGGCGACGCCGGAACAGAAGGCCGCTTTCGCCAAGAGGAAAGACGCGCACTGAGGCGACCATATCTGCTGCGAAACGTCGAAGCTCCGATTCGGTCGCTGCTGCGGCACAAGCGACGTCAAGTGCCCTCCACAACATATCCCGTTGGATAGCTGGTTCAGGCGCCTTGTTGCGGTGAAGCGCGGCCGATAGCTTGCGGTCAAATTTGATATGATCAAGGAGCCTCCATGAGTACGCTTCAGGCATCGGCGCAGAACCAATTGCGTCAGTTCGTCGAGCAGATTGAACGCCTCGAAGAGGAAAAGAAGCAGATCGCAAGCGATATTCGCGACAAGTTCACCGAGGCAAAGGCTGTCGGTTTCGACGTCAAGGCGATGCGCCAAATCGTGCGCCTTCGGAAGAAGACGAAGGACGAGCGTCAGGAAGAAGAGAGCATCCTGGAAGTCTATATGCACGCGCTCGGGATGCTGGATGAAGCTCCCGCAGAGCACGTTGTTGATGCGATGATTGCCGCTGAATGAACGGTTTGGCCGGCGCTGCGTCCTTCAGGGCGGGCGCCGGCGAAAAATTCAGCGCCGCGCCGTACACCCATTCGGCGCTGGGGAGCACGGGCGGCGCTGCGGCGAACACCTAAGGTGCCCGTCGTTCCGTTTCCGAAAGCTCGGAAAAGTGATGAGTGGCCGTTTCGTTGTGATTCACGTAAGCGCAGACTTGTGATAAGACAAATCGTCATTTCTTGGCGATGCCATAAGTCTATCTGATGACCCACATAACACTCAAGCAGTTGCGGTACTTTGATGCTCTCGTGAGAGAGCAGCATTTCGGGCGCGCGGCCGACGCGTGCTCGGTTACCCAGCCTGCTCTATCGATGCAGATCCAGGATCTGGAAGCCTCGCTCGGCATTGCGCTGATCGAACGGACGCGGAGCGGCATCAAGCTGACGCCTAAGGGCGAAGAGATCGCGCTACGCGCGCAGCGGATGCTGAATGACGTCCGCAACCTTATCGATTACGCGCAGCATGCGGGCGGCGTTCTTTCGGGCACATTGCGCCTCGGCGTTATTCCCACGGTTGCGCCCTATCTTCTGCCGCCATTGCTGCCGCTGCTGAAAGAAAATCACTCCGATCTTGAGCTGTACGTGCGGGAAACGCAGACGCAGCTTCTTATGGATGAGCTTTCACTCGGAAAGCTTGATGTCGTGCTGTTGGCGCTGCCGATCAAATCGCCCGACATCGAAACGATTTCCATTTTTAATGATCGGTTTTTGCTGGCCGTGCCGAAAGGGAAGAAGCTTTCGGGCCGCGTGCGCGCAACGAACGAGATGGTCGAGAGCGATCGGCTGTTATTGCTCGAAGAGGGGCACTGCCTGCGCGATCAGGCTTTGACGTATTGCAGCCTGAAGCAGGTCGATGCGGTCAATACGTTCGGCGCGTCGAGCCTTTCAACGATCGTCGAGATGGTTTCGGCGGGGCTTGGCATCACGCTGCTTCCAGAAATCTGCGTTGGCGTGGAAGGTCGAGGCCGCGAGATCAAGATCATGCGCTTCGTCGAACCGGAACCCTCGCGAGAGATCGGGCTTGCATGGCGCAGGTCCAGTCCGCGCCGGGATGATTTTATTGCTCTCTCCAAGCTCGTTGCGGCGGCGGCGCAGGTGGCGCTGAAGCGGGCCGGAACGACGACGATGGCGTCGTAGAGGGTTCGATGGTTCCGGAGTCAGCGCGCGCTGGTCAGCACGCGGCGCGTTGCGAGGCCGGTCGGAACCCGGTTTTGCTCGATTTCCACCAGGGCCTCAACGTGGACAGCCTTCCCCTGGAACTGCTGTGACCACATCGCTTCGGCGAGTTGCTTTCCAGGCCGAAGCCGCATTGGAATGACGCTGCCGGCATCATCGAGAGATTCCAGCGTAGCGGCGACGTCAGGGCGCTGCATGTCGGCGAGCGGTGCGTCGGCGGACGTCGAAGCGTCCGTGAGCAATGGTGCGAGCGGGAAGGGGCGATAAGCCAGTTCTTCCGGGTGATCTTCATCGAATTCCGGTGCCTGTGCCCAGCCGTCACTCAGGCTTTCGATGCCAGTCACTGCAGCCGCGGGGTCAAGACTCGCAACGCGGGCAGCGGGAGCGCGGGCAGGCGTCGGCTTGTTTTCGGCGAGGGCTGCCGCTGCGAGCGCCTTTTGTGGGCGCACCGCGAGCTTAGGTCCGGCAATCAGTTCCGGCATTGGCGTCGACGTTGCGGCTGCTACGAGCGCGTCGAGCTTGCCGCGATCCGATTTGGACGGAGACGCGTCGAAGCGCGATCCGTGTTCGACCGAACGAGGTGCGGATACGAGACGTGGTGAGGGCCGGTTCGAGGTCTGTTCGGACAGCGCAGCCACGGTGGCCGGGGCGAATGGTTTCGCTTCTTCCTTCGCGATCCGCTGTTTCGGCGGATCAGGCTCGGTCGTCAATTTGATGTTGCGGCGTTCGGAGCCGCCCAACGAGGCAACCATGCGGGATTTAGACGAGCCGATGCCAACGGAGGCGACAACGGTGCGCGATCCCGGCGTTATGCGCTCGCGCATGTAGGATGCAACCTGCGTTGCGAGCTCGCGATATTTGCTTTGCGCGACTTTGACGTCGCCTGGATTGATGGGCTTGCCATCGTCCGGCACGAATTTCGAGCGGCCGTTGGGAAAGAGGAGTGCCAGTTCGTAGCGCGGCATGCGCGGCCACATGCGAACGCGCGACGTGTCGATGTGGACGAAGGGGATGCCGGATGTCGGGTAGTAGCCGACGCCGCCGCGCTCGCGCACAAGCGCGGAGTAGCGCATCCGCTTCAGCGGCACGTCAGGGAATGTGATGTCGATCGCCTTGCCGGTGATGTGCTGGCTTTGGCTGGCCTGACCGCCCCGCGTCTTGCGGAGCATGTTGTTGGTGGCGGCGGAACGATAGCCGCAGATAATGCTGATGGCTTCTTTGGAGCCAAGCTCCTGATGCATTTCCCAGGCGAGATCAATCGTTTCCGGCGAGATCTCCTTGACCTCGTTCTTGCGCCAGTCGCGCATGATATAGTTGATCTGCTTGAGCGCGGACGGATCGAATTTGCCGTTCCGTTTGTAGGTGACGGTGAGGCGTTCCTGAGTGTGGATGTGGTAGAATGAGATCGTGCGGTCGTTGGTGCCGCCTGCTGCCGTGATGCTATCGGCGTTCAGGCACACGGAGGCGGCGAGCGCAAACGCTCCCCAGATCACGCCTGTGCGGCGAAGATTCACCAAATTCCCCCGTCCCTACTCAACATTACGCGCCGGGCTCGACTGGGGCCAAAAAAGCACCCGGCCATTAATGATTAAGCCCCAACGGTTAACAGGTGGTAACTATCCCCTTCGACGACAGTGCAACCGGGAATAGGCAATAAAAGGGCGGGATTGCTCAGGTGGTAGAGAAGCCGGGGTGGACCGGCTTCTTGGGTGGTGTGTAACGGATGGGCGGGGCGAGGGGTTAGAAGCCGCCGCCGAATACCTGCTGCAGGAATTTGCCGACACCGCTCGTTTGAGTTTTCCGGCGGCGTCCGCGTTCGTCGTAATAGTAGTCGCCGTTGTTGCGCGAGTCCGCGCCATACCAGCCATCTTCACCGCCGATGTCATCGGGCGAGATCTTCGGTTCCTTGGTCTTGACGATTTCCCTCCAGCGGCCCTGCAACGCGAGTGTGATCCGCTTTTCGTGGCCGTAGATGTCGCCGAACGTCTCGACGTCGCCGGCATTATTTACGCGCGCGGTGAAGTAGGTGACGTGCACCGGAATGGGCGTTGCCAGCGTGATCTCGTTTTCTTCAGGGCCCTGTGAGACGAGCGATGCGATCGTCTCTTTGCTCCAGCCCTGATCTTCCCCGAGGATCGCATCCGCCAGTTCGAGCGGATTGCGCACGCGCATACAGCCGTGGCTGAAGGCCCGGACATTCTGCGTGAACAGGCTTTTGCTCGGCGTGTCGTGCAGATAAACCGCGTGCTTGTTCGGGAAGAGGAATTTGACAACGCCAAGTGCGTTGCTACCGCCAGGCGGCTGGTAGACGTGATAATTACGGATATCGTTGCGATACCAGTTGATGCTGGTCACGTTCACCTTGCGGCCGTTGCGTTCCATCACGAGGCCTCGGCGCCGCAATGGATCGCCGCCTGCGCGCAGGCCGGGCAACAATTCTTTGATCTTGATGGAATCGGGCACGTTCCAGCGCGGCTGGAAGACAATTGTGCGCATCATGTCGGAGAAAATGGGCGTTTGCGTGCGGATCGAGCCGGTAACAATGCGTTCCTCGTGAACGATGGCTCCGTCCTTCACGACGCGCACATTGAATTCGGGCAGATTGACCTCGATGTGGAATTTGCCGAGATCGTCCGGCATCCAGCGCCACTCTTCCATGTTTGAAAGAAGCGCGCGTTCCGAAACACCTTCGCCGGTGCTGAGCGACCGGCGGAGTACGTTGGTGACAACGGCGCTGGCGGGTTCGATGCCTTTCTTCTTCTTGTAGTCCTGAACGGCGCGGGCCAACCCATCGTCATAATAGGTGTCTTCTGCGGGCGAGCCGTCACGCTTGATGGCGGCTGGCGCTTCCAGTGCCTTGCGCAGCATTGCGATCTGCGAATGGCTTTGGCCGGGCTTCAGCGAGGGGCCGTTCGGAATATTGATGATTTTTGCGTTCTCAGTGCCGGACCGCAAAGCAAGCAGCTTTTGACGTAGCAACTCGAACTGCGGCTGCTTCGGCTGAAGAGATTCCAGATAGGCGGCCTTATCGGTCGCCTTGACGAGTGAATCGATGACTGTGCGCGGATCGAGCGTCTGAGGCGCGCGATCGAGATATTCCGACAGCTGATTGCGGGGATCGGCGATGCGCCCGCCGCGCGCGTCACGGGCGTATTTCAGCGCCAATAAGGACAGGCGAGTTTCTACGTTGGCCAGATCGTCGAGTTTGTAGGTTCCGTCGGCTTCCGCTTTCAAGCTCGGAGCCTTGTAGTCCGTTGATCGAAGGCCCCAGTTGTCGGCGGTCTCGAATGCCGTGATCAGGCTCTTCGCGTCTGGCAAGAGACCGTTCTTATCAACCCAGAGAGCCGAACCCATACGCGCGGCATAAAATTGTTCGAGCGCCTGCCGGTCAGCGACGTCGAACGCAGCAAATGCTTTCTTGGCATTGGCAGCGAGAAGCCGCGTAGCTGGGAGATAGACCAGATGATCGTTTGCTTCGACCGTTGGTGCTGCAGCGTCTTGCAGAGCTTCGGACGATTGCGGCTTTGGAGCCGTGTCCGTCTGCTCAGACTGGCCGACGGTTGCTTCGTCGGTAGGAACGGCGTGTGCGCTCGCAAGAGAGATGCAGGACAGAGTCAGACCGATAAAAAGAGAACGCGTTGCGCGCATCGAAAGTTCACTCACGCTCCCCCACTGGAGCAATTCGTATCGAGTAGATAGCGATTGGGTCCCGGATCTTCCAGGCGGAATGCTTCACTGCAGTATATCGCACAAAGCTGTGGCTAAAGTGTTGCTTTATGCGAGGGTCTAAAATGCAAAAGCCCCGTATGCAGCCGGGGCTTTTGCTATTCTTCGAACCCGCCGGAATCAGGGGGAGGTCCGAATTCTGTGACGTGACGCGACGACCATTCACTCGCTGGGTGTGGCGCTCATGGCCGTGGCACTCAGCTCGCGTTCAACGCGTCGGCGTAAATTGGAATTTAGTTCGGCCTCGGCTCGAGACCATACTCCTGCATTTTGCGGTAGAGAGTCGAGCGGCCGATGTTCAGCCGCTTTGCGACTTCCGTCATGTGTCCGCGATAGCGGCCGAGCGCTAAGCGGATCATGTCGGCTTCGATCGCTTCGAGCGAACGGATCTCTCCGTCTTCGGCAACCGCTTGGATGCCGAGAGAACTTCCACTGCCGGCCGGTCTCATCTCGATGGTGTTGGGAACTGTGTTCTCTGCACCGATGAGAGCTGGCCCCGTATAAGCCGCCGGTTTCTGAACCACAGATGGTGCCGCTGGTACTTCAGCGTCGAAGCCGTCGACGTGTGCGGCGATCTGCGGGAATTCGTTCACAGTGAGCTCGGTGCCGTCAGCGAGAACGACGGCGCGGAACACAGTGTTTTCAAGCTGACGGACGTTACCGGGCCACGTATACGCTTGCAGAAGTTGCATTGCGCGGTCGGAAATCGAGGTCATGCGCTTGCCTTCTTCGGCCGAGAAACGCGCCATGAAGTGGCGTGCGAGTTCCGGCACATCTTCGATGCGTTCGCGAAGCGGCGGCACGAAGATCGGGAAGACGTTCAAACGATAGTAGAGGTCTTCGCGGAATTTTCCGTCCTTGACCTGCTGGATCATGTCGCGGTTCGTTGCCGAGATCAGACGGAAGTTGACCTTCACCGGCTTCTTAGAGCCGATCGGATCGATTTCGCCTTCTTGCAGCGCGCGCAGCAGTTTCACCTGTGCGTCGAGCGGCAACTCGCCGACTTCGTCGAGGAACAATGTGCCGCCATCGGCTTCCTGGAATTTTCCGATCCGCTTGTCGACCGCGCCGGTGAACGCGCCCTTCTCGTGGCCGAAAAGGATGCTTTCAACGAGGTTTTCCGGGATCGCGCCGCAGTTGACGGTGATGAAGGGCCGTCCGGCGCGATCGCTTTCGCCTTGGATTGCGCGGGCAATCAATTCCTTGCCGACGCCGCTTTCGCCTTCGATCAGCACTGGGATGTTCGATGCGGCAGCACGTTTGCCAAGGGCTATCACGCGTTCCATCGCGTTTCCTCGCATGACGAGGTCGCTGAATGTGAGCGTGCCGTCGGCCTTCTTCTTGATGCGGTTGATCTCGCCTGCCAGCGCTTCGATCTTGAGCGCGCTCTTGATCGAGACTTCAAGCCGTTCTGGAGAGGCCGGTTTGACGACGAAGTCGACCGCGCCGCGCCGCATGGCGTTGATGGCGGCTTCGATCGAGCCGTGTGCGGTTTGCACAATGATGGGGGGGCTGCCAGGGGCGTGGCCAACACGTTCGAGAACGGCTGTGCCGTCAACGCCCGGCATTATCAGATCGAGCAGAACGAGCCCGATACTGTCACGGTCGGGGCCTTCGAGAACCTGAAGTGCCTGCTCACCCGAGCCGCAGGTCTTCGTCTCAAACCCGAACCGCTTAATCGTTTCTTCGAGAATACGCCGCTGGGCAGGATCGTCATCGACGATCAGAACACGCTTGGACATGGGACACGCACTTTACATTACTGGGTACAGCTGCCGGTCGTCCGCTGAAAGGGATTGCCCCAACTTCAAACGTTCAGTCACCGGTAATTACTCAACAATCGAGAGAGTGCCTCAATTGGGTAAAGGGAACGTTTCCATGTGGCACATTTTTCAATGTAGTGACCCCGAAGCGATCCTTCGAGGGGCGCTCTGGAAATCTTGCCTCCGAATTCGCATCTGATGCAGCGGTGTGCCTGCCGCCGGACTGCGCGATGCAACGGCGGATTGAAAGCCCCAAATTTGCGCAACGGCGCGTGTGTGGTAACGCTCTTGCCCCTGCCAACCTGATTGCTCGCGAGAAAGAATGCAGATGCCCTTCAATTCACTTCCCAAGAATGCACCCGCTACAGACGCTGGCGCCGCTCCTTCGAAGACCGATGCGTTTGGCGCGATGCCGGAATGGGATCTGAGCGACCTGTATAAATCGCCCACCGCACCGGAAGTGCAGGCCGACCTCAAAGCGGCGGCTGCTGAAGCCCAGAGGATCAGGGCGACCTATCAGG is drawn from Hyphomicrobium methylovorum and contains these coding sequences:
- a CDS encoding L,D-transpeptidase family protein, whose translation is MRATRSLFIGLTLSCISLASAHAVPTDEATVGQSEQTDTAPKPQSSEALQDAAAPTVEANDHLVYLPATRLLAANAKKAFAAFDVADRQALEQFYAARMGSALWVDKNGLLPDAKSLITAFETADNWGLRSTDYKAPSLKAEADGTYKLDDLANVETRLSLLALKYARDARGGRIADPRNQLSEYLDRAPQTLDPRTVIDSLVKATDKAAYLESLQPKQPQFELLRQKLLALRSGTENAKIINIPNGPSLKPGQSHSQIAMLRKALEAPAAIKRDGSPAEDTYYDDGLARAVQDYKKKKGIEPASAVVTNVLRRSLSTGEGVSERALLSNMEEWRWMPDDLGKFHIEVNLPEFNVRVVKDGAIVHEERIVTGSIRTQTPIFSDMMRTIVFQPRWNVPDSIKIKELLPGLRAGGDPLRRRGLVMERNGRKVNVTSINWYRNDIRNYHVYQPPGGSNALGVVKFLFPNKHAVYLHDTPSKSLFTQNVRAFSHGCMRVRNPLELADAILGEDQGWSKETIASLVSQGPEENEITLATPIPVHVTYFTARVNNAGDVETFGDIYGHEKRITLALQGRWREIVKTKEPKISPDDIGGEDGWYGADSRNNGDYYYDERGRRRKTQTSGVGKFLQQVFGGGF
- a CDS encoding sigma-54-dependent transcriptional regulator — its product is MSKRVLIVDDDPAQRRILEETIKRFGFETKTCGSGEQALQVLEGPDRDSIGLVLLDLIMPGVDGTAVLERVGHAPGSPPIIVQTAHGSIEAAINAMRRGAVDFVVKPASPERLEVSIKSALKIEALAGEINRIKKKADGTLTFSDLVMRGNAMERVIALGKRAAASNIPVLIEGESGVGKELIARAIQGESDRAGRPFITVNCGAIPENLVESILFGHEKGAFTGAVDKRIGKFQEADGGTLFLDEVGELPLDAQVKLLRALQEGEIDPIGSKKPVKVNFRLISATNRDMIQQVKDGKFREDLYYRLNVFPIFVPPLRERIEDVPELARHFMARFSAEEGKRMTSISDRAMQLLQAYTWPGNVRQLENTVFRAVVLADGTELTVNEFPQIAAHVDGFDAEVPAAPSVVQKPAAYTGPALIGAENTVPNTIEMRPAGSGSSLGIQAVAEDGEIRSLEAIEADMIRLALGRYRGHMTEVAKRLNIGRSTLYRKMQEYGLEPRPN